The Granulicella sp. 5B5 nucleotide sequence GATACGGGCATGGGCACGTGTTGCTGAACGCGGTGCGCGCCACAAGCGTGGCCCTCCGCATAGCCTCCTCTAATTCCCTGCCTCAGCAAAGCCCTGCCCTGCCGCTATGCGCGGGCGTCCTTTGCTGTTCCCTATTCAGGAATTTGTCCCGTCAGCTAATCCGCTGACCTCGAGGAGCGCTATGCGCAAACTTGCACTACAAGCTCTCGTTTTAAGTCTGCTGCTAACCGCAGCAGCCTACGCGGCCATCTTTGGCCAGATTCATGGCGTCGTTCATGACCCCCAGCACCGTCCCATCGCCGGCGCAACTGTCGAGCTCCACGCCGCCAACTCCGCCTTTACCCAAAGCACAAACACCGCGGCCGACGGCTCCTTCACCTTCTCCAGCATTCCGCTCGGCGACTACTCCATCACCGTCGGCGCCAAAGGTTTCGGACGCGAAAAAGAAGCTCTCACCCTCGCCTCTGACACCTCCCCCATCCTGCATCTCGAGCTTCCCATCGCCGCCGCGCAGGAGACCGTCACCGTCAGCGCCGCCGCCTCCAACATCAACACCGTAACCCCCACCACCCTCGTCGATCGAACCGACATCGCCGAGACCCCCGGCGCCGACCGCAGCAACTCCATGGCCATGATCACCGACTACACACCCGGCGCCTACATGACCCACGACATGCTCCATATGCGCGGAGGCCATCAAGTCAGTTGGCTCATCGACGGCGTCGAAATCCCCAACACCAACATCGCCTCCAACCTCGCCGCGCAGATCTCACCGCGCGACATCGACTACCTCGAAGTCCAACGCGGCAGCTACTCCGCGGACACCGGCGACCGCACCTACGGCGTCTTCAACGTCGTCCCCCGCACCGGCTTCGAGCGCGACCGCGAAGCCGAGCTCGTCCTCACCGCCGGCAACTTCGCCCAGACTGACGACCAGCTCAACTTCGGCGACCACACCGAAAAGCTGGCCTATTACGCCTCCCTCAGCGGCAACCGCAGTGACTACGGCCTCGCGCCGCCCATCGGCCAGGTCGACCACGATGCCACCAACGGCGCCGGCGGCTTCGCCTCCCTCATCTACAACCGCACTCCGCATGACCAGTTCCGCCTCGTCTCGCAGCTGCGTCACGACTTCTTCCAGATCCCCTACGACCCTGACCCCAACGACTTCGAAAACCAACAATACGATTCCAGCGGCCTCCGCGACTCACAGAACGAACTCGACGGCCTCACCGCCTTCTCCTGGCTGCACACCTTCAATGCCTCCACCGTCTTCCAGGTCTCTCCGTTCCTCCATTACAACCGCGCCGACTACAACCCCAATCCCAACGATCAGCCCACAGCCACCACCGACAACCGCTCCTCCACCTACGCCGGTGCTCAGATCACCCTCAACACCGTCTTCAAACGCAACGACATCGAAGCCGGTATCTACTCCTTCGGCCAACACGACAACTACTTCTTCGGCGTCACCTTCAACGACGGCAGCGGAACCGCTCCCATCGCTGAGCCTGACTCCGCCAACGGCGGTGTCGTCGAAGAGTTCATCACCGACAACTACAAAGCCACTGACTGGCTGACCATCATTGCCGGCCTCCGCCAGAGCCACTTCCAGGGAGCCTTCAGCGAAAACTACACCGATCCTCGCGTCGGTCTCGCCATCCGCATCCCCAGGCTGAACTGGGTCTTCCGCGGCTTCTACGGCCGCTTCTATCAACCGCCGCCGCTGGTCACTGCCGCGGGGCCGGTCCTCGCCTTCGCCAACGCCAACAACACGGCCCTCGTCCCACTGCACGGCGAACGCGACGAGGAGCACCAGTTCGGCGTGCAAATCCCATACAAGGGCTGGCTCCTCGACGCCGACACCTTTAAAACCCGCATCAACAACTTCCTCGACCACTCCAACATCGGTGACTCCAGCATCTACTTCCCCGTCACCGTCGACGGCGCCCTCGTCCGTGCGTGGGAGCTGACCCTGCGCTCGCCACGCCTCTGGCACTTTGGGCAGGCCCACCTCGCCTACTCCAACCAGATTGCCGAACAGCGCGGCAACATCACCGGCGGCCTCATCTGCACCCCCATCGGTGACCCCGCCTGTGACGCCGGCTTCGACTACACCCCTGTCGACCACGACCAGCGCAACACCCTCAACGTAGGCTTTAATGCCTCACTCCCCTGGCATGCCTACGCCTCCACCAACGTCTACTATGGCTCCGGCTTCGTCAACGGTGACCCTGACCCCACAACCCCCTATCCCAACGGCTACCTGCCCCAACACACCACCTTTGACCTCTCAGTTGGCAAAAACTTCGGGGAACGCTTCTCGGTCTCCCTTACCGACGCAAATGCCGCTAACCGCCGCGTCCTTCTGGACAACAGCCTCACCTTCGGTGGTTTCCACTTCAACGATCCCCGCCAGTACTACGGAGAGGTGCGCTACAGGTTCAAATACTGATCGCGCCCTTGACACGACCCGTACAATAGAACTGACAGAGAACCCCGGCCAAGGCCGGGGTTCTCCATTTCAACCGCTCTCCCGCCCGCTACTGCTCCATCGCAGCAAGCAGGCAAAATTGGCGGCGGAAGTAACCACGAAACTGGTTACGAGGCTAACTTCAATCCGCTGCGGATCTTAGCCCCCAAACAGGGGGGGAGGGTCGCCGCCATCACGGTCTGACGACGGAGTAGGCTCGCAGGAAGCCGTTTGAGAGCGATCAGAAGTTGAAGGCGAGGCCGCCCTGGATGCCACGCGGAATCTGAGCGAGGAAGAGAGTGTGGCCATCCGGAGCGAGGAAGGGCTGGTAGCCCTGCTCCAGCAGGTTGGTCGCCTCAACTACCGCGTCGATGCCCTGCGGAAGGAAGCGGCCGCACCAGAGTCGCTGACGAAGGAAGAAGCTGAGATAGGCCTCGTCCGGCATGTTGTTGTAGGCATTGACCTGGGTGAGGGTGCGATTGGGCTGCCAGCGGTACTCCGCCTTGACT carries:
- a CDS encoding TonB-dependent receptor; its protein translation is MRKLALQALVLSLLLTAAAYAAIFGQIHGVVHDPQHRPIAGATVELHAANSAFTQSTNTAADGSFTFSSIPLGDYSITVGAKGFGREKEALTLASDTSPILHLELPIAAAQETVTVSAAASNINTVTPTTLVDRTDIAETPGADRSNSMAMITDYTPGAYMTHDMLHMRGGHQVSWLIDGVEIPNTNIASNLAAQISPRDIDYLEVQRGSYSADTGDRTYGVFNVVPRTGFERDREAELVLTAGNFAQTDDQLNFGDHTEKLAYYASLSGNRSDYGLAPPIGQVDHDATNGAGGFASLIYNRTPHDQFRLVSQLRHDFFQIPYDPDPNDFENQQYDSSGLRDSQNELDGLTAFSWLHTFNASTVFQVSPFLHYNRADYNPNPNDQPTATTDNRSSTYAGAQITLNTVFKRNDIEAGIYSFGQHDNYFFGVTFNDGSGTAPIAEPDSANGGVVEEFITDNYKATDWLTIIAGLRQSHFQGAFSENYTDPRVGLAIRIPRLNWVFRGFYGRFYQPPPLVTAAGPVLAFANANNTALVPLHGERDEEHQFGVQIPYKGWLLDADTFKTRINNFLDHSNIGDSSIYFPVTVDGALVRAWELTLRSPRLWHFGQAHLAYSNQIAEQRGNITGGLICTPIGDPACDAGFDYTPVDHDQRNTLNVGFNASLPWHAYASTNVYYGSGFVNGDPDPTTPYPNGYLPQHTTFDLSVGKNFGERFSVSLTDANAANRRVLLDNSLTFGGFHFNDPRQYYGEVRYRFKY